The proteins below come from a single Stigmatopora argus isolate UIUO_Sarg chromosome 11, RoL_Sarg_1.0, whole genome shotgun sequence genomic window:
- the LOC144084254 gene encoding uncharacterized protein LOC144084254 has protein sequence MTSRHTPQMRLSFLSESSLRIQDATKLTSLSCKSQFQSKELTAYEGELKMLTEHYLKAADDLGIMPCVMRLIKTELLHRTLIIKIKELFGLLSKANENYETTLNMLVTLAHFAAEHAGEGESDKARESFENSASLLLENIKDATRNVEDSFDYMQDSCERATLRAINANMSFLMSDIFSQLRLMAQTCSITDTFDLEVKIQCWSAKAHYLVEEITKQDGITQEVKENIRTGLQCTPTKGSIPNVITTTIEKRYNDGNKASWQTCEYVAGLKMSAWTQFGSTSRAKYGVFRFTDASSLTSTSLYLKQESAIWDPEDNKIVQETTKMAETLCHMTHYLRKRGPLLNKEAFVIAVKDVMSDCQSVTNFLQVIANRCLDAQCGLELAHIVEQILTITNQLSILSSVNSLTPGCKSSDEIVVKNTQNLLHTVLKGVRAAETACVTVNRTDVHLF, from the exons ATGACCAGCCGTCACACTCCTCAAATGCGACTTTCATTTTTATCGGAGAGCTCGCTGAGAATCCAAGACGCTACAAAGCTAACGAGTCTGAGTTGTAAAAGTCAGTTTCAATCGAAAGAGTTGACTGCTTACGAAGGGGAGCTGAAGATGTTGACTGAGCACTACCTCAAAGCTGCGGACGATCTTGGGATAATGCCTTGTGTCATGCGGCTCATAAAGACAGAGCTCCTTCATAGGACTCTTATCATTAAGATAAAAGAGCTCTTTGGGCTTTTAAGCAAGGCAAATGAAAATTATGAGACAACACTCAACATGTTGGTCACCCTTGCTCATTTTGCAGCAGAGCACGCCGGGGAGGGCGAATCCGACAAAGCGAGGGAAAGTTTCGAAAATTCAGCCAGCTTACTTCTTGAAAATATAAAAGACGCTACCCGAAATGTGGAGGACAGCTTCGACTACATGCAAGATTCCTGCGAACGGGCTACCCTGCGCGCCATTAATGCCAATATGTCTTTTTTGATGTCTGACATCTTCAGCCAGCTACGCCTGATGGCACAAACCTGCTCAATTACTGACACATTCGATCTGGAGGTCAAGATTCAATGCTGGTCAGCCAAAGCTCACTATTTGGTTGAAGAGATTACAAAGCAAGATGGGATCACCCAGGAGGTAAAGGAGAACATCAGAACGGGACTTCAATGCACGCCAACAAAAGGATCTATTCcaaatgtcatcacaacaaCCATCGAAAAGCGATACAATGATGGAAATAAAGCTTCATGGCAGACATGTGAATATGTTGCCGGACTAAAGATGTCGGCTTGGACTCAATTTGGATCAACAAGTAGAGCAAAATAT GGTGTTTTTCGATTTACAGACGCATCTTCACTGACCTCCACCTCCTTATATCTGAAGCAAGAAAGCGCCATCTGGGATCCCGAAGACAACAAGATAGTCCAGGAGACCACAAAGATGGCGGAGACACTGTGTCACATGACCCATTACCTGAGAAAAAGAGGGCCGTTACTG AACAAAGAAGCGTTTGTGATCGCCGTCAAAGATGTGATGTCGGACTGCCAGTCGGTGACGAACTTTCTTCAAGTCATAGCCAACCGTTGCCTGGATGCACAATGTGGACTGGAACTGGCCCACATCGTGGAGCAGATTCTCACCATCACCAACCAGCTCAGCATTCTTTCTAG CGTCAATTCTCTCACACCTGGCTGCAAGTCATCTGATGAGATTGTGGTGAAGAACACGCAAAATCTTCTGCATACGGTCCTGAAAGGCGTCCGCGCTGCAGAGACGGCCTGCGTCACAGTAAATAGGACAGACGTGCATTTGTTTTAG